One genomic window of Paenibacillus xylanilyticus includes the following:
- a CDS encoding ABC transporter permease, with translation MAQAETTIPPKRELRSVKKKRKRFDEMTYHFMLLPGMVMLFIFSIVPMFGVIMAFQKFIPAKGIFGSKWAGLSNFTYMFQLPDAKQIFINTLVIAVGKIVLGLIVPIVFALLLNEVRLKVFKSSIQTIVYLPHFMSWVVLGTMLTMIFSFDGMINNFLELLGLERIMFLASNDWFRPLLIVTDTWKEFGYGTIVYLAALTAINPALYESAAMDGANRWKQTLHITLPGMFPTIILLGTLSLGNVLNAGFDQVFNLYNPLVYETGDIIDTFVYRMGLINMQYSFATAIGLMKSVISFVLIVISYKLASKYAGYRIF, from the coding sequence ATGGCGCAAGCAGAAACGACGATACCACCCAAAAGGGAACTACGCTCAGTCAAGAAGAAACGTAAGCGATTTGACGAGATGACCTATCATTTTATGCTGCTGCCTGGCATGGTGATGCTGTTTATTTTCTCGATTGTGCCTATGTTCGGCGTAATCATGGCGTTTCAGAAGTTCATTCCTGCCAAAGGCATATTCGGTTCCAAATGGGCCGGGCTTAGCAACTTCACCTATATGTTTCAACTGCCGGACGCGAAGCAGATTTTTATCAACACGCTGGTCATTGCGGTCGGGAAAATTGTGCTGGGATTAATTGTCCCTATTGTATTCGCCCTTCTGCTTAATGAGGTTCGTCTGAAAGTGTTCAAGAGTTCGATTCAAACGATTGTGTACTTACCGCATTTTATGTCATGGGTTGTCTTGGGCACGATGCTGACCATGATATTTTCTTTTGACGGCATGATTAACAATTTCCTTGAGCTTCTCGGTTTGGAACGCATTATGTTTCTGGCAAGCAACGATTGGTTCAGACCGCTGCTGATTGTAACGGATACCTGGAAGGAGTTCGGTTATGGAACCATAGTCTATCTGGCGGCACTAACGGCAATTAACCCTGCCTTGTATGAATCCGCTGCCATGGATGGTGCGAATCGTTGGAAGCAGACGCTCCACATTACGCTGCCAGGCATGTTCCCAACCATTATCCTGCTGGGTACATTGAGTCTTGGAAACGTACTCAATGCCGGATTCGATCAGGTGTTTAACCTGTATAATCCGCTCGTATATGAAACGGGTGATATTATTGATACCTTTGTGTACCGTATGGGTCTGATCAATATGCAGTATTCGTTCGCAACAGCCATTGGTTTGATGAAATCGGTCATCAGCTTTGTTCTGATTGTCATTTCGTATAAACTGGCTTCCAAGTATGCGGGGTACAGAATTTTCTAG
- a CDS encoding carbohydrate ABC transporter permease — translation MIQSKTLGSRLSRLLIMFTLILITFMSLAPIVNTIMVSISSSTAVNAGRVYFLPVELNFSSYAQILKDTKFWNAFLISVERVVLGGAINMILTILMAYPLSRSISQFRSRNTYMWIIVFTMLFSGGIVPWYMVISKLGLINSIWALVLPGAVPVFNVILLMNFFKGIPKELEEAAFIDGAGPIKILLNIFIPISMPSLATIMLFVIVGHWNNFFDGIILINDSSKIPLQTYLQRLSLTRDQMQNLSVEQLQQYNKISNTTLNSAKILVSMIPILLIYPFLQRYLIHGIVLGAVKE, via the coding sequence ATGATTCAATCCAAAACACTCGGTTCCAGGCTATCCCGACTATTGATTATGTTCACGTTGATCCTGATTACTTTCATGTCCCTGGCCCCGATTGTAAATACGATTATGGTTTCCATCAGCAGCAGTACGGCAGTTAATGCAGGCCGGGTTTACTTTCTTCCGGTGGAGCTGAACTTCTCATCCTACGCACAGATTTTGAAAGATACGAAGTTCTGGAATGCGTTTCTGATTTCGGTTGAACGAGTGGTGCTTGGCGGTGCGATCAATATGATTTTGACCATTCTGATGGCCTATCCCTTGTCACGCAGTATTTCACAGTTCAGATCCCGGAACACTTACATGTGGATTATCGTGTTTACAATGTTATTCAGCGGAGGGATTGTTCCTTGGTACATGGTAATTAGCAAGCTAGGGCTGATTAACAGCATCTGGGCGCTGGTTTTACCAGGTGCGGTACCCGTATTCAATGTGATTCTTCTCATGAACTTCTTCAAAGGCATACCCAAGGAACTTGAGGAAGCTGCCTTTATTGACGGAGCGGGTCCGATCAAAATTCTGCTTAACATCTTCATCCCGATTTCCATGCCGAGTCTCGCGACCATTATGTTATTTGTCATCGTTGGACATTGGAATAACTTCTTTGACGGAATCATTCTCATAAACGACAGCTCCAAAATACCGCTTCAGACTTACCTGCAGCGGCTTAGTCTCACGCGAGACCAAATGCAGAATCTCTCTGTTGAACAGCTGCAGCAGTACAATAAAATTTCGAACACGACTTTGAATTCTGCCAAAATTCTGGTCTCCATGATTCCCATACTTTTAATCTATCCTTTTCTACAGCGTTATTTGATTCACGGTATCGTCCTCGGGGCAGTGAAGGAATAA
- a CDS encoding glycoside hydrolase family 76 protein — MRKKKIVSLTVVLSIILVTTMGASGGGKKHYASQAQWAQEKLDEYYWNDEAQMMNNAYPSTPEGEKPLNYWWKAHAVDALVDGYERTGDEAYTERAEELVRSIIERNGSLHNEFYDDMEWLALAALRLYDATGSEEMKDYVLELWADIKTAWWEDDLGGMAWKKDQRYNRNACSSGPASILAARLYERFGDPQDLEWAQKIYEWEKRYLVNPQTGLVADGLVLREDGTLDVNEAWIFTYNQGTFIGAGVELYRTTGDQVYLQDAEKTAAGSLKSLTNEKTGIFLEDGDGDGALFKGILIRYMVELYDARHNKALKKAIFRNADALWKGSRNNGLFGQAWGQPAQNPLHLTAQLSGVFLLEAAAKLEAGAHSKPGKHQK; from the coding sequence ATGCGAAAGAAGAAAATCGTAAGTCTTACTGTGGTCCTCAGTATTATTTTAGTCACTACGATGGGTGCAAGTGGTGGAGGCAAAAAGCACTATGCCAGTCAAGCGCAGTGGGCGCAAGAGAAACTGGATGAATATTACTGGAACGATGAAGCACAAATGATGAATAACGCTTATCCTTCGACACCGGAAGGTGAAAAGCCTCTGAATTATTGGTGGAAAGCTCATGCGGTTGATGCACTGGTAGACGGATACGAACGAACAGGAGACGAGGCGTATACGGAACGGGCGGAAGAACTGGTGCGGAGTATTATTGAACGCAATGGTTCGCTTCATAATGAATTTTATGATGATATGGAATGGCTCGCTCTTGCTGCTCTCCGTCTATACGATGCCACAGGCAGTGAAGAAATGAAAGATTACGTGCTGGAGCTCTGGGCAGATATCAAGACAGCCTGGTGGGAGGATGATTTGGGAGGCATGGCTTGGAAGAAGGACCAGCGATACAACCGTAATGCGTGTTCAAGTGGTCCGGCTTCGATTCTGGCAGCCAGGCTGTATGAGCGTTTTGGTGATCCTCAGGATCTGGAATGGGCTCAAAAAATATACGAATGGGAAAAACGCTATCTCGTTAATCCGCAAACAGGACTCGTCGCAGACGGCTTGGTCCTGCGTGAAGACGGTACTCTTGATGTGAATGAAGCTTGGATCTTCACCTATAACCAGGGCACATTTATAGGTGCTGGAGTGGAGCTCTACCGGACTACGGGAGATCAGGTGTATTTGCAGGATGCAGAGAAGACAGCAGCAGGCTCCCTGAAGTCCTTGACGAATGAGAAAACGGGGATTTTCCTAGAGGATGGGGATGGAGATGGTGCCTTGTTCAAAGGCATATTGATCCGTTACATGGTGGAGCTGTATGATGCCAGGCATAACAAAGCTCTGAAGAAAGCGATCTTCCGGAACGCAGATGCGTTATGGAAGGGCAGCCGGAACAATGGATTATTCGGTCAGGCGTGGGGTCAACCCGCCCAGAATCCGCTCCATCTTACGGCTCAGCTAAGCGGCGTTTTTCTGCTGGAGGCAGCTGCTAAACTGGAGGCAGGTGCACATTCCAAGCCAGGAAAACATCAAAAATAG
- a CDS encoding GxGYxYP domain-containing protein, which translates to MARRFKMVCLAFLCAFSLTAGAASASETAVQTTKPVDSKANRELPRFKKPKHLDAADIYDAPGDIKLLFATLQGIVNRKQPRIYLIESQEEGKMTWLNDLNVPYTLHQDYWEVFSAYRNDIKGMIVYDPKLPDSINVATTLAGLKDAVVASPELAAQLSKAPYKLKILDDLQGKFSSRLDAYTWQYENLWKKTTHQMLVGLAPDTAIRIPSGLPESFVTIAEEEQPVRDASNRDTYSLDLSSLLGNSEVYLRFDDAITQDGWGPAVHEVTVKADGKVIANFVAGTPEEEAFLYDRQNSKVAEGQGGHRFADNGNYFVYEFSPPAGTNELTAEVDMWNQYKVSAGNIRPLSAEQREPYGYLRDYAVANKAMVFWLDSNVPEQKALFEKIMSDVKSGTPYLGWFSNDVEGEFSSVEIASRYGVYVLAADWFSNLTVFSGTEPKFKPVKKAPRPQLENKIYVTYTFTEGDNFQYNQHRMRVMWDDPARGKVPLNWTSSPLLYEGAPAILNHYVNTATANDLLIAGPSGAGYFYPGAWPDSSFRQFLQQTEKYLKKTGMTISYVLNREDSENIPLTPFKASAYEKDYHSPGLFISYEDKYGVEIVGKSLPVSTIRGISTAQDGLQVLNEAKSNWDGKSPLFVSLGLLAWSMTPSDALAITEELGGEFEVVRADDYFSLIRESKQLPAIK; encoded by the coding sequence ATGGCTCGTAGATTCAAGATGGTCTGTTTAGCCTTTCTATGTGCTTTTTCCTTAACTGCTGGAGCGGCGTCTGCTTCGGAAACCGCGGTTCAAACCACAAAGCCTGTGGATTCCAAAGCAAACCGGGAACTACCCCGTTTCAAGAAGCCGAAACATCTGGATGCTGCTGATATCTATGATGCGCCAGGTGATATCAAATTGCTCTTTGCAACGCTGCAGGGGATCGTTAACAGGAAACAACCACGGATTTATCTGATCGAATCCCAGGAAGAAGGTAAAATGACCTGGCTCAATGATCTCAATGTGCCCTATACGCTTCATCAGGACTACTGGGAAGTATTCTCGGCATACCGCAACGATATCAAAGGCATGATTGTGTATGACCCGAAGTTGCCTGATTCAATTAATGTGGCCACCACGCTGGCTGGTCTGAAAGATGCAGTTGTTGCCAGTCCAGAGCTTGCTGCCCAATTATCCAAAGCCCCATATAAACTGAAAATCCTTGATGATCTGCAGGGGAAGTTCAGCAGCCGGCTTGATGCTTATACCTGGCAATATGAGAATCTGTGGAAGAAAACGACCCACCAGATGTTAGTCGGACTCGCTCCGGATACAGCGATTCGAATCCCATCCGGCCTCCCGGAGTCCTTTGTGACCATTGCTGAGGAAGAGCAGCCCGTACGTGATGCCAGCAACCGAGACACATACTCCCTTGACCTCTCTTCCCTACTTGGCAATTCCGAGGTATACCTTCGGTTTGATGACGCCATTACTCAGGATGGCTGGGGACCCGCCGTGCATGAAGTTACAGTGAAGGCAGATGGCAAAGTTATTGCAAACTTTGTTGCAGGCACCCCCGAAGAAGAAGCATTTCTGTATGACAGACAGAATTCCAAGGTTGCTGAGGGTCAAGGCGGTCATCGATTCGCTGATAATGGCAATTATTTTGTGTATGAATTCAGTCCTCCTGCCGGAACGAATGAACTGACGGCTGAAGTGGACATGTGGAACCAGTATAAGGTATCCGCTGGGAATATCCGTCCTCTCTCTGCAGAGCAGCGTGAACCCTATGGTTATTTACGAGACTATGCGGTTGCCAACAAAGCGATGGTGTTTTGGCTTGACTCCAATGTACCTGAGCAAAAAGCTCTATTTGAAAAAATCATGTCTGATGTAAAATCGGGAACTCCCTACCTGGGCTGGTTCAGCAATGATGTGGAAGGTGAATTCAGCTCCGTTGAGATTGCCTCCCGTTACGGCGTTTACGTACTCGCTGCCGACTGGTTCAGTAATCTGACTGTGTTCTCGGGAACCGAGCCGAAGTTCAAGCCAGTCAAAAAAGCTCCACGTCCCCAGTTGGAGAACAAAATTTATGTAACGTATACCTTCACCGAAGGCGATAATTTTCAGTACAACCAGCATCGCATGCGAGTGATGTGGGACGATCCGGCGCGAGGCAAAGTTCCACTCAACTGGACGTCAAGCCCGCTTCTCTATGAGGGCGCACCAGCGATATTGAATCATTATGTAAATACGGCGACTGCCAATGATCTGCTGATTGCCGGACCATCCGGTGCGGGATATTTCTATCCAGGTGCATGGCCTGATTCGAGCTTCCGGCAATTTTTGCAACAAACCGAAAAATACCTCAAAAAGACTGGCATGACGATCTCGTATGTTTTAAACCGGGAAGACAGCGAAAATATACCACTCACCCCATTTAAAGCAAGCGCTTACGAGAAGGACTATCATTCGCCAGGTCTATTCATTAGTTATGAAGATAAGTATGGGGTTGAAATCGTTGGCAAGAGTCTGCCCGTCTCTACGATTCGCGGGATAAGTACGGCACAGGATGGGTTACAGGTGCTCAATGAAGCAAAATCGAACTGGGATGGGAAATCGCCGTTGTTCGTTTCTCTTGGATTGCTTGCCTGGAGCATGACTCCATCCGATGCACTTGCAATCACCGAAGAGCTGGGAGGAGAATTTGAAGTGGTTCGAGCGGATGACTATTTCTCCCTCATTCGAGAAAGTAAGCAATTGCCTGCGATCAAATAG
- a CDS encoding GntR family transcriptional regulator, translating to MSTNERIPLYQQIQDYVRHIITTEKMKPGDRIPTEKELMDQFQVSKITVANALTGLANEKLIDRVPGKGSFVAEENDIAVAPRATTIASKGREGSLATGMVGVVMPSIHDYFAIRLVEGIEQALGEKGYRSMVMFTQGRLDKEKDAIKELKALGAEGLLIFPVDEENYNEEILGMKLSGFPFVLIDRYLPGVETNYIAADGRRGTKLAVEHLWELGHRDIAICSDSPLQTVTVQERIEGYIEALKGKGSLINPAHMITDFQPLSVLKDAESHPLYRYIVNRMVTAYISLNGRLGVQIYQMAKQAGLRVPEDVSIVSFDDPTSIVEEFSIFTHVNQFERDMGYQAAVKLLEVLHGHEETKGYSKILIEPELMIRQTTGKAPQT from the coding sequence ATGAGTACAAACGAACGAATTCCGTTGTATCAGCAAATCCAGGACTATGTCAGACATATTATTACTACAGAAAAGATGAAACCCGGCGATCGCATACCGACAGAAAAGGAACTGATGGATCAGTTCCAGGTCAGCAAAATCACCGTGGCCAATGCCTTGACCGGATTAGCGAATGAAAAGTTGATCGACAGGGTGCCTGGCAAGGGGAGTTTTGTGGCGGAAGAAAACGATATCGCAGTTGCGCCGCGAGCAACGACGATTGCATCGAAGGGAAGAGAAGGTTCACTAGCCACCGGGATGGTCGGTGTAGTTATGCCTTCAATCCATGATTACTTTGCCATCAGACTTGTTGAGGGAATTGAACAGGCCCTTGGCGAAAAAGGTTATCGCAGCATGGTCATGTTTACACAAGGCAGGCTGGATAAAGAAAAGGATGCCATCAAGGAACTGAAGGCACTTGGCGCTGAAGGGCTGTTAATTTTTCCTGTCGATGAGGAAAACTATAACGAGGAGATCCTTGGCATGAAGCTTTCCGGTTTTCCTTTTGTACTGATCGACCGCTATTTGCCTGGTGTCGAGACAAACTATATTGCGGCGGATGGACGACGCGGTACAAAACTGGCCGTAGAGCATCTATGGGAGCTTGGGCACCGCGATATCGCCATCTGTTCGGATTCGCCACTGCAAACTGTCACGGTTCAGGAGCGGATCGAAGGTTATATTGAGGCATTGAAAGGCAAAGGTTCGTTAATTAATCCGGCCCATATGATTACAGATTTCCAACCTTTAAGTGTGCTAAAAGATGCGGAATCCCACCCCTTGTACAGGTATATTGTGAACCGCATGGTCACGGCATACATTTCGCTCAACGGAAGGCTTGGAGTGCAGATTTATCAAATGGCGAAGCAAGCAGGGCTTCGGGTACCTGAAGATGTATCCATCGTAAGCTTCGACGATCCCACATCCATTGTGGAGGAATTCAGCATTTTCACCCATGTGAATCAGTTTGAACGAGATATGGGATACCAGGCTGCGGTTAAATTACTTGAAGTGCTGCATGGGCATGAAGAAACGAAAGGTTATAGTAAAATACTGATTGAACCTGAACTTATGATACGCCAGACCACTGGCAAAGCTCCTCAAACCTGA
- a CDS encoding alpha-mannosidase produces the protein MPYEPIRPERLRQMLNKLREEIYKPITELEVKAWVTPEPVSYESRMSGTEVTLHPGERWGELWDCAWFRFTGKTPSHKLSSHESIVLLLDVSGELCLVDHEGTPVQGLTTINSEFDFSLGLPGKRVVQLCEASISGDEIEVWAEAGNNDLFGKYQGGSLREAVIAVCREDIRSLYYDTEVLLETAEHLPQGTARKERIYQTLYEVSLQLTEFSEERIRLAKRQTHEQLSLQGGDPVLTLSAVGHAHIDLAWLWPIRETIRKGARTFSTALRMMERYPDYVFGASQPQLYEWMKQHYPKLYEQIKERVREGRWEPQGAMWVESDTNVPGGESLVRQILYGKRYFQQEFGLEMKSLWMPDVFGYSASLPQLLKKSGVDYMMTQKLSWSEYNRHPHHSFMWEGIDGSAVLTHMPPEDTYNSPAAPRSIVKAEQEYLDKNVSGHALMLFGIGDGGGGPGEEHLERLERTKNLLGLSPVIQEPSWTFFEKLNEEREKFQTWRGELYLEKHQGTLTSQARSKRYNRKMEKALRELEFASVLAAAQLGYSYPSDLFETIWKEVLLYQFHDILPGSSIKRVYDESLIRYEDLFNQTENMIADTYSRLADQMALGEKLPSAAAVVFNSLPWERQEWLDIEGRWMKVQVPSMGYTVVPDYSNQSSIDESGACMEQESGILDSELHVNVEERFIESDSFFVKFDLNGTILSILDKAEAREVIPQGQQGNKLSVYHDEGDAWDFSHDYAELAGVPLTLHEIRELREGPRIGLIFQYNYGESKLTQSVILTQGSRRIDFATKVDWRENAKMLRTSFPVNVRTDLVHCEIQFGSLSRPTHRNTMWDFAKDEICAHQWIDISEPDYGVALLNDCKYGHRAFDNVLDLNLLRSSSYPDPEADRAEHEFTYSLYPHQGNHVQAEIYRRGNELNIPLRVVALPSVGDKQDGNLPFSKSFLQPDHTHVMVESIKKAEDGDEVIVRLYETSGTHAHTVIHLGFDIAEAWEADLMENIISPIPMTDPSQISLSFTPFEIITLRLKLLQVQQR, from the coding sequence ATGCCATACGAACCGATCAGACCGGAACGATTAAGGCAGATGTTAAACAAACTTCGAGAAGAAATTTATAAGCCGATTACCGAGTTGGAAGTAAAGGCGTGGGTTACGCCAGAGCCCGTATCCTATGAATCACGGATGTCGGGAACGGAAGTTACGCTCCATCCAGGAGAACGCTGGGGAGAGCTATGGGACTGTGCCTGGTTCCGTTTCACAGGCAAAACCCCATCCCATAAACTCAGCAGTCATGAGAGCATCGTTCTTTTGTTGGACGTCAGTGGCGAACTATGTCTTGTCGACCATGAAGGAACGCCAGTACAGGGGTTGACGACTATTAACTCCGAATTTGACTTCTCCTTGGGCTTGCCTGGCAAGCGAGTCGTTCAGCTCTGTGAGGCAAGTATCAGCGGAGATGAAATCGAAGTATGGGCAGAAGCAGGCAATAACGATTTGTTTGGCAAGTATCAGGGCGGTTCTCTGAGAGAGGCTGTTATCGCAGTCTGCCGGGAAGACATTCGCAGTTTGTACTACGACACCGAGGTTCTATTGGAGACGGCAGAACATCTCCCACAAGGAACAGCCCGCAAGGAAAGGATCTACCAGACACTCTATGAAGTGTCCTTGCAGCTGACCGAATTCTCGGAAGAGCGTATCCGACTGGCGAAGAGACAAACGCATGAACAGCTCAGTCTTCAAGGGGGAGATCCGGTCTTAACCCTAAGTGCTGTAGGTCATGCACATATTGATTTGGCCTGGTTATGGCCGATTCGTGAAACAATCCGTAAAGGGGCTAGAACGTTCTCGACCGCGCTTCGCATGATGGAACGTTATCCGGACTATGTGTTTGGAGCGAGTCAGCCCCAGCTGTACGAATGGATGAAGCAGCATTATCCCAAGTTATATGAGCAGATCAAGGAACGAGTGCGGGAAGGAAGATGGGAGCCGCAGGGAGCCATGTGGGTGGAATCGGATACGAATGTGCCGGGCGGAGAATCCCTTGTACGGCAGATTCTGTATGGTAAACGTTATTTTCAACAAGAGTTCGGGTTGGAGATGAAATCCCTTTGGATGCCTGACGTATTTGGTTATTCGGCAAGCTTGCCTCAATTATTGAAGAAATCCGGAGTCGATTATATGATGACCCAGAAACTCTCCTGGAGTGAGTACAATCGGCATCCCCATCATTCATTTATGTGGGAAGGAATTGATGGATCAGCGGTATTAACACATATGCCTCCGGAGGATACGTACAACAGCCCCGCAGCACCCCGTTCTATTGTCAAAGCTGAGCAGGAATATCTGGACAAAAATGTTTCCGGACACGCGCTGATGCTCTTCGGAATAGGGGATGGGGGAGGAGGACCGGGTGAAGAGCATCTGGAACGGCTCGAACGGACCAAGAACCTGCTCGGCTTGTCTCCCGTTATACAGGAGCCTTCATGGACATTTTTTGAAAAGCTCAATGAAGAACGAGAGAAATTCCAGACGTGGCGCGGGGAGCTGTATCTGGAAAAGCATCAGGGTACCTTGACGAGTCAGGCGCGAAGCAAGCGGTATAACCGGAAAATGGAGAAAGCGCTGCGTGAATTGGAATTTGCATCCGTTCTGGCGGCAGCCCAGTTAGGTTACTCGTATCCCTCTGATCTGTTTGAAACCATCTGGAAGGAAGTCTTGTTGTACCAATTTCACGATATCCTTCCAGGGTCGTCCATCAAGCGGGTATACGATGAATCACTAATCAGGTATGAAGACCTGTTCAACCAAACAGAGAACATGATTGCAGATACTTACAGCCGTTTGGCAGATCAGATGGCTCTAGGGGAGAAGTTGCCATCCGCAGCTGCAGTGGTGTTTAATTCATTACCTTGGGAGCGACAGGAATGGCTTGATATTGAAGGCCGGTGGATGAAGGTTCAGGTTCCATCCATGGGGTACACGGTTGTACCTGATTATTCGAACCAGAGCAGTATAGATGAGTCCGGAGCCTGTATGGAACAGGAATCAGGGATACTGGATTCAGAGTTACATGTAAATGTGGAAGAACGCTTCATCGAAAGCGACTCCTTCTTCGTGAAATTTGATCTGAATGGTACCATTCTCTCGATCCTGGATAAAGCAGAAGCACGAGAAGTCATTCCACAAGGACAACAGGGAAATAAACTCAGTGTGTATCATGATGAAGGAGATGCATGGGATTTCAGCCATGATTATGCAGAGTTGGCCGGTGTGCCGCTAACATTGCATGAAATTCGTGAACTTCGTGAAGGGCCCAGGATAGGACTGATCTTCCAATACAACTATGGCGAATCCAAGTTGACTCAGAGCGTTATTCTTACTCAGGGCAGCCGGAGAATCGATTTTGCAACCAAGGTGGATTGGCGAGAAAACGCCAAGATGCTGCGTACGTCCTTCCCGGTGAATGTTCGCACAGATCTGGTGCATTGTGAGATCCAGTTTGGCAGTCTGTCCAGACCGACCCACCGGAATACCATGTGGGATTTTGCGAAGGATGAGATCTGCGCACATCAGTGGATCGATATATCTGAGCCCGATTACGGTGTGGCTTTACTCAATGATTGCAAGTACGGTCACAGAGCCTTTGATAACGTGCTTGACCTGAACCTGCTGCGCAGCAGCTCGTATCCGGATCCGGAAGCAGATCGTGCTGAACACGAATTCACTTACTCGTTATATCCGCATCAAGGGAATCACGTTCAAGCCGAGATCTATCGAAGAGGCAATGAACTGAACATCCCTTTGCGTGTTGTGGCGTTACCCTCGGTAGGGGATAAACAGGATGGAAATCTGCCTTTCTCAAAATCATTTCTGCAACCGGACCATACACACGTCATGGTGGAGTCCATCAAAAAGGCTGAAGATGGTGACGAGGTCATCGTTCGGCTGTATGAAACGTCTGGAACACATGCTCATACGGTTATTCACCTTGGATTCGATATCGCTGAGGCCTGGGAAGCTGATCTGATGGAGAACATCATATCGCCAATTCCGATGACAGATCCATCCCAAATTTCGCTATCGTTTACTCCATTTGAGATCATTACTCTGCGTTTGAAGTTGTTACAGGTACAGCAAAGGTAG